From the genome of Acipenser ruthenus chromosome 14, fAciRut3.2 maternal haplotype, whole genome shotgun sequence, one region includes:
- the LOC117419446 gene encoding prosaposin receptor GPR37-like, with protein sequence MQSLLLSRLLFLVWSLDALAYRHDEKLRTINKGNGQTHLSARDVVNCSNSELHRKWLIIYGKKAMDMSHFKRHSTGGSLDIIKKWLRKNNASSFERALQIKSKGLTNSRGNMHYDSAANIIRTFPEQSPAKLHRRLKYRRKEKLNSNLAAMETQRGYNYLELQFDSKGHEFVLQAARNQRQKRGAANTENDKKKGKSRDKKPKNNGHASTHLNGSTEVTPTWEHPKPLPLNDSSDYSNDYTRNDGLYTLPEDLSVTPTMPFNTRGRKNELKNPFYPLTDVTYGAYAIMCLSVIIFIVGIMGNIAIMCIVCHNYYMRSISNSLLANLAFWDFLNIFFCLPLVIFHELTKKWLLGEFSCRIIPYIEVASLGVTTFTLCALCIDRFRAAANVQMYYEMIENCTSTTAKLAVIWIGALLLALPEVLLRQLVTEDPVATGTAASGSAVTSSSAAGSAAERCVVKISPELPDTIYVLALTYDGARQWWYFGCYFCLPTLFTIGSSLITASKIRKAEKACVRGNKKQIQLESQMNCTVVALTILYGFCIIPENICNIVTVYMSTGVPKQTTDLLQLISQFLLFFKSGVTPVLLFCLCKPFSRAFVDCCCCCCEECVQKSSTVTSDDNDNDYTTELELSPFSTIRRKTSVNISVGTHC encoded by the exons ATGCAGTCACTTCTGTTAAGCCGTCTTCTTTTTCTAGTGTGGAGTCTTGATGCTTTGGCATATCGACATGATGAGAAATTAAGAACGATCAATAAGGGCAATGGTCAGACTCACCTTTCTGCAAGGGATGTTGTAAATTGTTCTAATTCAGAATTGCATAGGAAATGGCTGATAATTTATGGGAAAAAAGCAATGGACATGAGCCATTTCAAAAGGCATTCTACAGGTGGATCTTtggacataataaaaaaatggttGAGAAAAAATAATGCCTCATCGTTTGAAAGGGCATTGCAAATCAAATCCAAAGGTTTGACGAACAGCAGAGGAAATATGCATTATGACTCCGCAGCGAACATCATCAGAACCTTCCCGGAGCAATCGCCTGCAAAACTACACAGGAGACTTAAGTACCGTCGCAAAGAAAAGTTAAATTCCAACCTGGCTGCCATGGAAACACAAAGGGGATACAATTACTTGGAACTTCAATTTGATTCAAAGGGGCATGAATTCGTTTTGCAAGCAGCGAGGAATCAAAGACAAAAAAGGGGTGCCGCCAACACAGAAAATgacaagaaaaaaggaaaaagcagAGACAAAAAGCCAAAGAATAATGGCCACGCATCAACTCATTTAAATGGTTCTACTGAGGTAACCCCTACATGGGAACACCCCAAACCCCTCCCACTTAACGACTCCTCCGATTATTCAAATGACTATACCAGAAATGATGGACTCTACACACTACCAGAGGACCTGTCTGTAACCCCTACAATGCCTTTTAATACACGGGGAAGAAAAAATGAGCTGAAAAACCCGTTTTACCCCTTAACAGACGTAACTTATGGAGCATATGCAATCATGTGTTTGTCTGTGATTATATTTATTGTTGGTATAATGGggaacattgcaattatgtgcatAGTCTGCCACAACTACTACATGAGGAGTATTTCTAATTCACTTTTAGCCAACCTGGCGTTTTGGGATTTTTTGAACATCTTTTTTTGCTTGCCCCTTGTGATATTCCATGAACTTACGAAAAAGTGGCTATTGGGAGAGTTCTCATGCAGAATCATACCATACATTGAG GTGGCCTCGCTTGGAGTTACTACTTTCACATTGTGTGCTCTCTGCATTGACCGATTCCGTGCTGCAGCAAACGTGCAGATGTACTACGAGATGATTGAGAACTGCACTTCCACCACAGCCAAGCTAGCTGTTATCTGGATTGGGGCACTGCTGCTGGCCCTTCCCGAGGTGCTTCTTCGTCAGCTCGTCACAGAAGATCCTGTAGCCACCGGTACTGCAGCCTCCGGCTCTGCGGTGACTAGTTCCTCAGCCGCTGGGTCTGCTGCAGAGCGGTGTGTGGTTAAAATCTCCCCAGAGCTTCCTGACACAATTTATGTTCTTGCGCTGACGTATGACGGTGCCAGGCAGTGGTGGTACTTTGGGTGCTATTTTTGTTTACCAACGCTCTTCACTATTGGCAGCTCTCTTATAACAGCAAGCAAAATACGAAAAGCAGAGAAAGCCTGTGTTAGAGGAAACAAGAAACAAATTCAGCTGGAAAGTCAGATGAACTGCACAGTGGTGGCCTTAACCATTTTGTACGGCTTTTGTATCATTCCTGAAAATATATGCAACATTGTCACGGTCTACATGTCCACAGGGGTCCCTAAACAGACTACAGACCTTCTTCAACTCATTAGCCAGTTCCTTTTGTTCTTCAAGTCAGGCGTCACCCCAGTACTTCTCTTCTGCCTTTGCAAGCCTTTCAGCAGGGCCTTTGTggactgttgctgctgctgttgtgaagAATGTGTCCAAAAGTCTTCAACTGTGACGAGTGATGACAATGACAATGACTACACTACAGAACTTGAACTGTCTCCTTTCAGCACAATACGACGCAAGACATCTGTTAACATCTCTGTCGGTACTCATTGCTAA
- the LOC131697467 gene encoding uncharacterized protein LOC131697467 produces the protein MEKRSAYAFPSDSDEFLPPTPPPVRLCQASHSSSRSMTAPAPPVNLASTRSSARQERGSKRGSASQPPPQLHYKDWTTPKLLKILFEKSIPIPVGGDRMSLFLTYCEALSAEPIFPPRLQASAVRPSSPATFSVPVHAAHAQDPALAAQLPLPAQSTQPQHLPPQSLTPPVPSSSSAPQVTFNQLQSLLQPIIDSQLALSARLDKLENPSSAPPAFSSSTPAYTFGTSSSVPPAALPEFNLSSATVASSSSPRAITSHSISPKIRKLIIEGKDVNLVSILIASSEFLDHRVVDCGDVSVTLKSRDPRLQKSLSVGEFVLAFSVYRDILCSVYPHRLQELNQYLFLVVELSVRYGGTLFYQYHRAFSAKAAATLSADNRIVDWSRSDPDLFTRIFSGIRANACSACASTAHSSYLCPKNLRSAITEPEVVSSLLQAEVDKGFMVGPFAAPPFTTFRINPIGIATRKYSGKKRLIIDLSAPRGGYTRSINSLISSEEFALHYIKLSDAIYFIKIAGHGAWLAKADISDAFKVMPIHPSLRHLFGVCWADKFYFSTQLTFGCRSSPKIFDSLSEALSWILLNSYHVPFLLHLMDDFLLISPPLDPPAQAINQLKTLFSLVGVPLSQEKTIGPVNSLEFLGITLNTVKFEASLPPAKLQRLLSLINSFQISSFIKKRDLLSLLGHFNFAIRIIPQGRTFISRLLALSSTVRNMNSHVKISADARKDIKMWINLLTNWNGLSLFYDDFISAPHDLALFTDASSIGFGGFLAPEWFSSTWPSEIQFLPPQEKSTALLEIYPIVVGAVLWGHQWSRKSILFFSDNKPTVHIINKGRSSSPLIMRLLRRLIWSFVSLNFLIQARHLPGIHNNAADALSRLQVSKFRQLVPSASPSPLQIPQFHQLLLD, from the exons ATGGAGAAGCGTTCAGCCTACGCCTTTCCTTCCGACTCAGACGAGTTCCTGCCTCCGACCCCTCCACCGGTCCGTCTCTGTCAGGCATCCCATTCCTCGTCTCGGTCCATGACCGCACCAGCCCCGCCAGTCAACCTTGCTTCTACCCGTTCTTCAGCTAGGCAAGAGCGGGGCTCAAAGCGCGGTTCCGCTAGCCAGCCTCCACCGCAGCTCCACTATAAAGATTGGACGACACCCAAGCTGCTGAAAATACTCTTTGAAAAGTCCATTCCCATTCCCGTTGGTGGAGATCGCATGTCTCTATTTCTTACTTATTGTGAAGCTTTGTCAGCCGAGCCGATTTTTCCCCCCCGCTTGCAAGCTTCGGCCGTCAGGCCCTCCTCTCCTGCTACGTTCTCAGTTCCTGTTCatgctgcgcatgcgcaagaTCCTGCTCTCGCAGCCCAGCTCCCCCTGCCAGCGCAGTCAACGCAGCCACAGCATCTGCCGCCGCAGTCACTCACCCCGCCCGTCCCCTCCTCCAGCAGCGCTCCTCAGGTCACGTTTAATCAACTGCAATCTCTGCTCCAGCCCATTATAGACTCTCAGCTAGCCCTCAGCGCCCGTCTTGACAAACTGGAGAACCCTTCTTCGGCTCCACCCGCCTTCAGTTCCAGCACTCCTGCTTATACTTTTGGTACGTCTTCTTCAGTACCCCCCGCTGCTCTTCCAGAGTTCAACCTCTCTTCAGCCACTGTAGCAAGTTCCTCTTCTCCCCGTGCTATCACCAGCCATTCTATTTCTCCAAAAATTAGGAAGCTAATAATTGAAGGCAAGGATGTTAATCTCGTTTCTATTCTCATTGCTTCTTCTGAGTTTTTAGATCACAGAGTGGTTGACTGCGGAGACGTTTCAGTCACTCTAAAGTCCCGCGACCCACGTCTTCAAAAAAGCCTTTCCGTGGGAGAATTCGTCCTTGCTTTCTCCGTCTATCGTGACATTCTTTGTTCTGTCTATCCACATAGATTACAGGAGCTAAATCAGTATCTTTTTCTGGTCGTCGAATTGTCTGTGCGCTACGGAGGCACCTTGTTCTATCAATACCACCGTGCCTTCTCAGCCAAAGCTGCCGCCACCCTCTCAGCCGACAACCGTATCGTGGATTGGTCCCGTTCCGACCCAGATCTTTTCACCCGCATTTTCAGCGGAATTCGTGCCAACGCCTGCAGTGCATGTGCCTCCACAGCGCACTCCTCTTACCTATGTCCTAAG AACCTCCGTTCTGCCATCACTGAGCCAGAAGTCGTCAGTTCCCTTCTCCAGGCCGAAGTCGACAAAGGCTTCATGGTCGGCCCCTTTGCAGCACCCCCCTTCACTACCTTTCGCATTAATCCCATAGGCATCGCTACCCGCAAATATTCTGGCAAGAAACGCCTTATCATTGATCTATCCGCTCCTCGGGGCGGCTACACACGCAGCATTAACTCCCTCATTTCAAGCGAGGAGTTCGCTCTTCACTACATTAAGCTCTCAGATGCCATTTATTTCATCAAAATTGCAGGTCATGGAGCCTGGCTTGCCAAAGCCGATATCTCTGATGCATTCAAGGTCATGCCTATTCATCCTTCCCTCCGTCACCTTTTCGGAGTCTGTTGGGCAGACAAGTTCTATTTCTCCACCCAGCTCACCTTTGGTTGTCGCAGTAGCCCAAAAATATTCGATTCTTTGTCAGAAGCCCTCTCTTGGATTTTGCTCAACTCCTATCATGTCCCCTTCCTTCTCCATCTAATGGATGACTTTTTGCTTATTTCACCCCCTTTGGATCCTCCAGCCCAAGCAATTAACCAGCTTAAGACCCTCTTCTCCCTAGTTGGTGTCCCTCTCTCTCAAGAGAAAACCATCGGCCCTGTTAACTCCCTGGAATTCCTCGGCATTACACTCAATACCGTGAAATTCGAAGCCAGCCTGCCTCCTGCCAAACTCCAACGCTTACTCTCACTCATTAACAGTTTTCAGATCTCCTCTTTCattaagaagagggacctcctgtctCTCCTCGGTCATTTTAATTTCGCCATCCGCATCATTCCTCAGGGCAGAACTTTTATTTCACGTCTCCTAGCCCTCTCATCAACTGTTAGGAATATGAATTCTCACGTGAAAATCTCAGCCGACGCCAGAAAAGACATAAAGATGTGGATCAATCTCCTTACTAACTGGAATGGCCTCTCTCTATTTTATGACGACTTCATTTCAGCCCCTCATGACCTTGCCCTCTTCACCGACGCCTCCTCCATCGGATTCGGCGGGTTCCTCGCTCCCGAATGGTTCTCCAGCACTTGGCCCTCTGAAATTCAGTTCCTTCCCCCTCAAGAGAAATCTACAGCTCTCCTAGAAATTTATCCAATCGTAGTGGGCGCTGTCCTTTGGGGTCACCAATGGTCAAGAAAATCAATCCTTTTCTTCAGCGATAACAAACCCACAGTGCACATCATCAACAAAGGACGTTCTTCATCCCCCCTCATTATGCGCCTGCTCCGTCGTCTCATATGGTCTTTCGTATCTCTCAACTTCCTAATACAGGCCCGCCATCTGCCTGGTATCCACaataatgctgctgatgctctctctcgcctacaggtatccaagttccgtcagctggttccTTCTGCCTCCCCAAGCCCTCTCCAGatcccacagtttcatcagctgctCCTAGACTGA